The Dioscorea cayenensis subsp. rotundata cultivar TDr96_F1 unplaced genomic scaffold, TDr96_F1_v2_PseudoChromosome.rev07_lg8_w22 25.fasta BLBR01000415.1, whole genome shotgun sequence genome window below encodes:
- the LOC120254309 gene encoding glutathione S-transferase U17-like: MAEEVKLIGLSMSMFVIRVKISLNLKGVKYENLEETFGSKSELLLKSNPIYKKVPVLIHNGKTICESMIIVQYVDDVWSDAGPSIVPSDPFDAAMARFWSYYIDDKWFPAYGEVIKGQTREAKIEAAKEAIATLQPLEEVFQQQSKGKDFFGGDTIGYLDIALGCYLGWIKAAEKLTGLEFFDKNETPLLAAWAECFYSNDAVKCAVPDVDEFVEFFH; this comes from the exons ATGGCAGAAGAGGTGAAGCTGATTGGGCTTTCTATGAGTATGTTTGTGATTAGAGTTAAGATATCTTTGAATCTCAAGGGAGTGAAGTATGAGAACTTGGAAGAGACCTTTGGGAGCAAGAGTGAGCTGCTTCTCAAGTCCAACCCAATATACAAAAAGGTCCCTGTTCTCATACACAATGGCAAAACAATCTGTGAATCTATGATCATTGTTCAATACGTTGATGATGTCTGGTCTGATGCTGGACCTTCAATTGTTCCCTCTGATCCCTTTGATGCAGCCATGGCCAGGTTCTGGTCTTACTATATTGATGACAAg TGGTTTCCTGCTTATGGAGAAGTAATAAAAGGACAGACAAGAGAAGCTAAGATAGAAGCAGCAAAGGAGGCCATTGCAACGTTGCAGCCATTGGAGGAGGTTTTTCAGCAACAGAGCAAAGGGAAGGACTTCTTTGGGGGTGATACCATTGGGTATTTAGACATTGCTTTGGGTTGTTACTTAGGTTGGATTAAAGCTGCTGAGAAATTGACTGGTCTTGAGTTTTTTGACAAGAATGAGACGCCTCTGTTGGCTGCATGGGCAGAGTGTTTCTACTCGAATGATGCTGTCAAATGTGCCGTGccagatgttgatgaatttgtgGAGTTTTTCCATTAA